The following proteins are encoded in a genomic region of Lytechinus variegatus isolate NC3 chromosome 7, Lvar_3.0, whole genome shotgun sequence:
- the LOC121418068 gene encoding dual specificity testis-specific protein kinase 2-like, translating into MADISMSAQRKRRAQRMANRPRRLAQGPVSDHGDEILQAIELFKAKQEAEAYPGGDFLETKDQETHTSEKSTSIVSHCDSQSAPQTSVHENKSVDEEVIKMLQTSVTRQTLKLSDLSTFDMGWTVKSLVTLVEIGRGSYGRVLLARHRSTGVPLAVKEPSWSDDFMSPGEMVEELKATRTRATKEALIQQMLSGSPYFPKFWGTLDLGNELCQAVEFIGCKKTGTGYPLHAPPRLSVSNIVKIAEDIVKGMKEFHDHGLLHNDLKNDNVLLEKRGKRYNAVVIDFGMASTITAPAKMGRQTT; encoded by the exons atggcagACATCAGTATGTCAGCTCAGAGAAAACGAAGAGCTCAACGCATGGCAAATCGGCCTCGACGACTAGCCCAAGGACCAGTGTCGGATCACGGTGATGAGATCCTTCAAGCCATTGAATTATTCAAAGCTAAGCAAGAAGCTGAAGCTTACCCCGGTGGTGATTTCCTTGAGACGAAGGATCAGGAAACCCACACTTCTGAAAAATCGACCTCTATTGTAAG CCACTGTGACAGCCAGTCTGCACCACAGACATCTGTCCACGAAAACAAGAGTGTTGACGAAGAGGTCATCAAAATGCTGCAAACCAGTGTCACGCGTCAAACTCTCAAACTCAGTGACCTCTCGACCTTTGACATGGGATGGACTGTAAAG AGCCTGGTAACGCTCGTGGAGATTGGGCGGGGCAGCTACGGTCGTGTCCTTCTAGCACGTCATCGCTCTACAGGCGTCCCTCTTGCCGTCAAAGAACCGTCTTGGTCAGACGACTTTATGTCGCCCGGTGAAATGGTTGAAGAACTCAAGGCAACAAGGACCAGAGCTACAAAGGAGGCACTGATCCAACAGATGTTGTCAGGAAGTCCCTACTTTCCAAAGTTCTGGGGTACATTAGACCTCGGAAACGAACTCTGCCAGGCCGTCGAGTTTATCGGATGCAAGAAGACAGGCACTGGCTACCCTCTCCACGCACCACCACGGCTATCAGTCAGCAACATTGTCAAGATCGCAGAAGATATCGTCAAGGGAATGAAGGAGTTCCATGATCACGGACTTCTCCATAATGACTTGAAGAATGATAACGTGCTGTTAGAAAAACGCGGTAAGAGATACAACGCCGTCGTCATCGACTTCGGCATGGCGAGCACAATAACGGCACCAGCAAAAATG GGGAGGCAGACTACATAG